The Brassica oleracea var. oleracea cultivar TO1000 chromosome C6, BOL, whole genome shotgun sequence genomic interval ATAAAATAAATAAATAATAGTATTTTGCATGTAATATTTTTAATCCATCGAGGGGTATCAATGTAATCAACCATGGTCAGAGTTAACGTGAGAACGACACGTAGGAAACTGGCTTCTCAAATAATATTATAGAGATACAAAGTCTCTAAACATAAAAACATTGAATTGTTTATTTTCATGAAAGCACATATACTTATATTTATAAAAACATATAAATAAAAAATAATTTCTTAAATAAATAACTTTATATAAATTAATAAAATGTTATACTTCTGACACTATTAATTAATTCATAGAGTTTTATTGTAAATAACATTTGAGGATGATATTTTACTTTTAAACAAATTTGTCATATGTAATAATGTTAGTATATGCTATATTGTTGGTAGGATATAAGTATTTGTTAGTCCATAATCAAGATTACCGTAATCATACTTTCACTTTATTTATTTTGGCTATAATGTTTTTTAAAGTTTGAAACTGTTGACACCCGTTGAATATGGGCTCGCTCGGGTCCTAGAATTTACGTCCATAATGTTTGTACATTTGACTCTTCTTCAAGTGCTTGAAGTAACCAAATCGAATATTTTGTGAATCAATAAACCTTTGTTAAGCACAAAAGAAAACAATTTCTCTTTCCATGAAAGTTTGAGGAAGAAAAACATAGGAAGCAGAGAAGGGATCGGGAAACATTCAAAGAAGAAAAAACGTCATATGCATAATGCATTCTTCAGAATGGCCCGTTCATCCATCAAACATCAACAGCAAGAAATTCCAATAAACAACATGATTTGGGGACTTTAAGCACAACCTCACACCATTCAAGCTTCCCATAAACCTCTTGTTCGCTGCGCCTTTCAACCGCAAACACAGCACACCAAATATTCTTCTCGTTGGAGTCAAAACCACGCACTTTCTTATCCCACAGAAGCGCAATCTTTCCACCATGATTTACCATCCTAACACGAGTACAACTCTTTGGCATTTTTGGAAGTTCTTCCAAACCCTTTAAATCTCTCCACAATATTCCCTTGGAGTCGTACCATTGAAGCTTTCTGGACAAGATATAATTGTACATTATGTTGTCTATTACGCATGAAAAATCACTGAAAGCCCAACTTACACGCGTCTCTAATCCTACAACGTCCCATTTATTTTCATCGACCTTGTAAACCATATTTTTATCCCCAAACAGGTAAAGCTTTCCGTCTATGGCTAAGCTTCTTAATATATAACTCTTCCCGAATATCTCTGCTCTAGGGCATGGTAGATGCTCCCATATCTGTTTTTTCAGATCAAAAACCTTCATCGAATCTGATGAATCCGGAACGTTCAAGCCTTCCACTACATATATTTTCCCATCAATAACGCTCATGAGAGGGTACTTTGGCGTCATCTGTATGCTTGGAGCTTCGTGCCAAGTGTGAGACCGACAGTCCAAGAAGAAGACCCTAGACGAGATCCCACCATAGATATATTTTCCAACCGTGTAGATAGTAGAACCAATTGCGGCACAAGTCCACCAGGTCCAATGAGAAAATTTGCGAGTTGAGACAGAGACCATATGATAGTTGCTCGACTTGGGGATTCTATATGGTCTAAAGCATGGACTGAACCATCCTGAGATATGGTTAGGCTTAGGCTTAGGCTTAGGCTTAGGCTTAGGGTTAGGTAAGGGCTTGGAGTTGGTCTTTTGCATAGAGTGTACCAACATTGTTTAGAACCATAACTGAGCCTTGAGCACAAATATAGACAACTCTCGGTGCGGCCTAAGAGAGCTCGGGTCTGGTAAAGCTCAAGCGATGTAATAAGAGAGCGAAATCTCTTGGACACTAAGCAAAGAGTCGGGTAGTACAATCTTGAAACCCGAGCTAAGCAATTCAATAGTAAATCATGAGGAAGATCAAGAATATGTACCCGTGTAAACTCTATGAACTCCGTCATTGGCAGAAAACGTTTAGAGAATAATCAAACTCTTGAGCCTTTATTAACTCCTATATAGTACTAGAGGAATATCTTATAAATACTAGTCCTATTAGGAAATATTCGAGTGACGTATCGAGGCGGATTAGACCAAATATGTGAAAAACAAAATTCGAGTTAATCAGTTTAAAGTCAGTGCCGTGCGAGAACTTGTGAGGCCTGAGACATAAAATTTGTATATTACAATAATCTTATTATATAAAGCTTAGTTTTTTAAAGTTGCTAATTAACATGATCGCGACACATATCAATTATATATTTAGGATTATGACATGTGTTAATCTATCTCATAATTAAAAATATATATAATAAGATATTAACAAAAACAAATTTTATTAAAAATTTTATTATATAAATTATTTAATAGTAATTTTCCTTTATTAAAATCTTAATCAAAAGATAAATATTATATAAAGCTTGGTTCTTCAAAATTGCTAATTAACATGATCGCGACACATGTCAATTATATATTTAGGATTATGGCATGTGTTAATGTATCTCATAATTAAAAATATATATAATAAGATATTAACAAAAACGAATTTTATTAAAAATCTTATTATATATATTCTTTAATAGTAATTTTCCTTTATTAAAATCTTAATCAAAAGATAATTGCAAAATATTATTTAATAATAATTTTCCTTTTAATATTGTGCCATTTTTTTAAATATATAATGATTAAAAATATATATAATAAGATAATAAAAATGAATTTTGAAAAAACTACTTTTAAAAATTATTTAATGGTAAAAACGATTTAAAAAAATATTTAGTAGTAATTGTTTTAGAAATTTTCCTTTTTCAAAATCCTAAAAAAATAGATTTGAAAACAATTTATTTAATATAATTTTTCTTTTCTAAACTTTAATGAAAATATAATTATAAGAGATTATAATGAGATTGGTTCTTCAAAATTGTTAATTTACATGATTGTGACACATGGTAGTTATATATTTTAAAATGTGATATGTGTTAAACTATATCATAATCAAAAATATATATATAAAATAATAAAAACATTTCTTCTTAAAATTTAATTATAAATATTATTTAATAGTCTTATTATTATTATTTTTACTGTTATTATTATTATTATTATTACTACTGTTATTATTATATTTCATTATAATGTTTGTTTTAAAAAATACTAAAGATAGAGAATTATAAAAGATAAATATTAACTTTTAAGAAAAAAATATTAAATAAAAACGAATTGTAAAATCCTACAAGTACAATAAATTATTTAATAAAAACATGAAGAAAAAATAAATTTAAAATAATTAATATTAATTTTTTTAAAGCATAATTAAAAGAAAATTGTAAAATTACTCTTATTATTATCTTATAAGTAAATATTTCACATCTATATTTACTACTATTAACTACAAATATTTCACATCTATATTTAGGTTTAGGCTTCCACGTATTATTTTTACAAAACACAATAGTATTTATACGAAAAATATTATATGAGTATTTTGTTTTAATTTCTTGATACAAATCAACTTTTTATTATCTTTATTACATCTTATGCTAGCATAACTTTTAATTTTGTTGTTATTGTGATACATGAGTACGTGTGAATATGATAAATATGTATTTGTATGTATAAGATAAAATATATAAATACTTAAACAGAAATTTTCTATTTAAAATAAAATAGTTGTATAAAATCTAAAAGAAATAAAATAATTAATTTCTTTTTTGAAAAGTCTAAATAAAATAAAAACGTAAAACTAATCATATTTTTCTTATAATTAACTAACTTTACTTTTTAATAATTTTGTGTTAAAAAATATAAACCAAAATTAACTTCAAATATTTCACCTGATATCAATAAAAACTAACTTAAAAGATTAACCTAAATTAACTTTCACTTCAAATTAACTTAAAAAATTAGATTGTGAATGTGTCAATGAAAACTTCCATTATGTAAAAATAACTTCTTCTTTTCCTAAAATATTAAATAAAAGAGATTTCTAAAATAATTTTTTTTTCTAAACTTAACCAATTAAGAATTGAGAAATTGCCAAAAATATCATTTTCAAAGTACCACTTTTCATATTTACACTAACCACTTTTACCCTCATCTCTAACGAAGGGTAAAAGAGATTTATAACTTTTTGATTACCTTTGATAAAAAAATATATGGTTAACTAATCTAAACTTAAAACATCAACTCTAAACCCTAAATCATCAACTCTAAACCCTAAACCATAACCCTAAATCATGAAACATCAACTCTAAACCCTAAATTCCGAAACATAACTCTAAACCCTAAACCCTAAAACTTCAAATCTAAACCCTAAAACATCAACTCTAAACCCTAAACGTAAACCCTAAACCCTAAATCTAAACTTAAAACATCAACTTTAAACCCTAAATCATCAACTCTAAACCCTAAACCCCGAAACATCAACTCTAAACCCTAAACCCTAAACCCTAAACCTTCAAATCAAACCCTAAAACATCAACTCTAAACCCTAAATGTAAATTCTAAACCCTAAACCTTATATTTTTCTGAAATTCGAACCCTAAACCCTAAAACCCTAAACCTTCAAATCAAACCCTAAAACATCAACTCTAAACCCTAAACCCTAAATCTAAACTTAAAACATCAACTTTAAACCCTAAGCTTTAAACCTTCAACTCTAAACCCTAAACCCTAAATCTTCAAATCTAAACCCTAAAACATCAACTCTAGGGTTTTAGGGTTTAGGGTTTAGGGTTT includes:
- the LOC106299569 gene encoding putative F-box/kelch-repeat protein At4g11750 gives rise to the protein MLVHSMQKTNSKPLPNPKPKPKPKPKPNHISGWFSPCFRPYRIPKSSNYHMVSVSTRKFSHWTWWTCAAIGSTIYTVGKYIYGGISSRVFFLDCRSHTWHEAPSIQMTPKYPLMSVIDGKIYVVEGLNVPDSSDSMKVFDLKKQIWEHLPCPRAEIFGKSYILRSLAIDGKLYLFGDKNMVYKVDENKWDVVGLETRVSWAFSDFSCVIDNIMYNYILSRKLQWYDSKGILWRDLKGLEELPKMPKSCTRVRMVNHGGKIALLWDKKVRGFDSNEKNIWCAVFAVERRSEQEVYGKLEWCEVVLKVPKSCCLLEFLAVDV